A part of Arachis hypogaea cultivar Tifrunner chromosome 12, arahy.Tifrunner.gnm2.J5K5, whole genome shotgun sequence genomic DNA contains:
- the LOC112727938 gene encoding disease resistance protein RPV1 has translation MSSSEPKRWIYDVFLSFQGEDSRSTTASHLYNSLTQAGLYVFRDDEELQKGDQISPSLIRAIEASRISLVILSEHYAASTWCLEELEKIMECRRSIGQWVIPVFCDASPSKIRRQEGPIGEAFRQHLQTFSEDKVNLWRAVLRQVCSFSGVDLRCSRNEAEEINTIVKEITRFIGNTLLFVAQYPVGLESRVEHVINLLNLQQSEKVLILGILGIGGIGKTTIAKAIYNQIHRRFEGHCFLPDIRESWKQSTNRVYLQERLLSDIYKTTKIKIHNIESGKFILQERLPGKRLLLILDDVDELDQLRALCGSREWFSPGSRIIITTRNEHLLKVFQADHISRMSIMDDDESFEHFTWHAFKEKSPQKDFLELATKVVAYCGGLPLAHEVIGSLLFNKKKKLWESVLEKLTRIPNHEIHRKLRISFDNLSDDTEKETFLDIAFFFIGMDRNEVINILDEYDAEVGISTLVDRSLVTVDKNNKLGMHDLLRDMGREIVREKYPKEPEGRSRLWLQKEVLEVLQKHIGTNAIEGLTLKLTRTDTICLKTEAFKEMKKLRLLQLAGVQLGGDFEYISKDLRWLYWHGFPLKYMPSNFSQTSLVSIELESSSLKLVWKEPKFLERLKILNLSHSQHLTQTPNFSYLPNLEKLLLNDCPRLTAISETIEHLKYILLINLEDCTSLHNLPRSFYKLKSLKTLIISGCSMIDKLENDLDQMESLVTLIADKTAITQVPFSIVRSKSIGYVSLCGYEGFSRDVFPSLIWSWMSPTNNFSSQVETCMDLELVSSDVGKLRSLQVECNSDFQLAEGIARILDTLYATYYNELEATPTTSQVSNMGSSSIISICNQFQMNGLVKSLLIEVGVKNQVSNILRERVFQKLSTNEHDNYLLPGDNYPDWLTFNSDGASIIFNVPHGNGRDLKTMTMCIVYSSSADTISLKCLKNVLIINYTKSTIQVYKCDTLASLEDEEWQSIISSLEPGDRVEIVIVVYGTEFVVKKTTVYLIYGEPNNEDRDATDMPEDKNVISFGRAKNRFHGPLSLASVLVSPLFWIGVAGFLIWKHCLSDKRRR, from the exons ATGTCTTCTTCGGAACCGAAAAGATGGATATACGACGTGTTCTTGAGCTTCCAAGGCGAAGACTCTCGCAGCACAACCGCCTCACATCTCTACAATTCTCTTACTCAAGCCGGCCTCTACGTTTTCCGCGACGATGAAGAGCTTCAGAAAGGAGACCAGATCTCGCCCTCACTGATTCGAGCAATAGAAGCTTCTAGAATCTCTCTGGTCATTCTGTCGGAACATTACGCTGCCTCAACATGGTGCCTGGAAGAGTTGGAGAAGATAATGGAGTGCCGGAGAAGCATAGGTCAGTGGGTTATTCCGGTGTTCTGTGATGCAAGTCCTTCAAAAATACGCCGTCAGGAAGGTCCTATCGGAGAAGCTTTCCGGCAGCATCTGCAAACGTTCTCAGAGGACAAAGTCAATCTTTGGAGGGCAGTCCTCCGCCAAGTTTGTAGCTTTTCAGGGGTGGATCTCCGATGTTCCAG GAATGAAGCTGAGGAAATCAATACGATTGTTAAAGAAATCACTAGGTTCATAGGCAATACACTCTTGTTTGTTGCTCAATATCCTGTTGGGTTAGAATCTCGTGTGGAACATGTGATCAATCTCTTAAACTTGCAACAATCAGAGAAGGTTTTGATATTAGGAATTTTGGGAATTGGAGGAATTGGAAAAACAACTATTGCCAAAGCCATTTACAATCAAATTCATCGTCGTTTTGAAGGCCATTGCTTCCTTCCAGATATTAGAGAATCTTGGAAGCAAAGCACTAACCGGGTTTATTTACAAGAACGACTTCTTTCTGATATCTACAAAACAACAAAGATAAAGATACATAACATTGAATCAGGAAAGTTTATATTACAGGAAAGGCTTCCTGGGAAAAGGTTACTCCTTATACTtgatgatgttgatgaattaGACCAACTAAGAGCTTTATGTGGGAGTCGCGAATGGTTTAGTCCTGGTAGTAGAATAATCATCACAACAAGAAATGAGCACTTACTCAAAGTGTTTCAAGCTGATCACATATCTAGGATGTCAATTATGGACGATGATGAATCTTTTGAGCATTTTACTTGGCATGCATTCAAAGAAAAAAGTCCTCAAAAAGATTTTCTTGAACTTGCTACAAAGGTAGTTGCATATTGTGGAGGATTACCCCTAGCTCATGAAGTTATTGGATCCTTATTgttcaataagaagaaaaagttGTGGGAAAGTGTACTGGAGAAACTTACAAGAATTCCCAATCATGAAATACACAGAAAACTAAGAATAAGTTTTGATAACTTAAGTGATGATACCGAAAAAGAGACTTTTCTTGATATAGCATTCTTCTTTATTGGGATGGATCGAAATGAAGTCATAAATATTTTAGATGAATATGATGCTGAAGTTGGAATAAGCACTCTTGTAGACCGAAGTCTTGTGACGGTTGATAAAAATAACAAACTTGGAATGCATGATTTGCTGCGAGATATGGGAAGAGAAATTGTCCGTGAGAAATATCCGAAGGAGCCAGAGGGGCGTAGCAGGTTATGGTTGCAGAAGGAAGTGCTTGAAGTGCTACAAAAACATATT GGTACAAATGCTATTGAGGGACTAACTTTGAAGTTGACAAGAACTGATACAATTTGTTTGAAGACTGAAGCATTTAAGGAGATGAAGAAACTCAGATTGCTTCAACTTGCAGGTGTACAACTTGGTGGAGATTTTGAATATATTTCAAAAGATCTAAGATGGCTTTACTGGCATGGATTTCCTTTGAAATATATGCCTTCAAACTTTTCTCAAACAAGCTTAGTTTCCATTGAGTTAGAATCTAGCAGTCTCAAATTAGTGTGGAAAGAGCCAAAg ttCCTTGAGAGGTTAAAAATTCTCAATCTTAGCCATTCTCAGCACTTGACACAAACCCCTAACTTCTCATACTTGCCTAATCTTGAAAAGCTGTTACTCAACGACTGTCCACGTTTGACTGCAATTTCAGAAACCATTGAACATCTCAAATACATTCTTTTGATCAATTTGGAAGATTGCACAAGCCTTCATAACCTTCCAAGAAGTTTCTATAAGTTGAAATCTCTGAAAACTCTCATTATTTCGGGATGCTCAATGATTGATAAATTGGAAAATGATTTGGACCAAATGGAATCCTTGGTAACTTTGATTGCAGACAAGACTGCAATAACACAAGTGCCATTTTCAATAGTAAGATCAAAAAGCATTGGATATGTTTCTTTGTGTGGTTATGAAGGATTCTCACGTGATGTGTTTCCTTCTCTCATTTGGTCATGGATGTCACCAACAAATAATTTCTCATCTCAAGTTGAAACATGTATGGATTTGGAACTTGTTTCCTCAGATGTAGGAAAGCTTCGAAGTTTGCAAGTGGAGTGCAACTCAGATTTTCAACTAGCTGAAGGTATTGCAAGAATTTTGGACACTCTATATGCAACATATTACAATGAATTAGAAGCAACACCAACTACATCACAAGTCTCAAACATGGGAAGTTCATCCATAATTAGTATTTGCAATCAATTTCAAATGAATGGATTAGTCAAGTCTCTTCTAATTGAAGTGGGAGTCAAGAACCAAGTCAGCAACATTCTTAGAGAGAGAGTTTTTCAG AAATTGAGCACCAATGAGCATGACAATTATTTGTTGCCGGGTGACAATTATCCTGATTGGTTGACCTTCAATTCTGATGGTGCTTCTATAATTTTCAATGTCCCTCACGGGAATGGACGTGACTTGAAGACAATGACAATGTGCATTGTGTATTCTTCTTCTGCGGACACCATCTCACTAAAATGTCTCAAGAATGTGTTGATAATAAATTACACAAAATCTACCATTCAAGTGTATAAGTGTGACACACTAGCTTCTCTTGAAGATGAGGAGTGGCAAAGCATAATTTCAAGTTTGGAACCCGGAGACAGAGTTGAGATTGTGATTGTTGTTTATGGGACAGAATTTGTTGTGAAGAAGACAACAGTTTATCTCATATATGGTGAGCCAAATAATGAAGATAGGGATGCTACCGATATGCCAGAAGATAAGAATGTTATTAGTTTTGGCAGAGCTAAAAAT AGATTTCATGGACCTTTGTCTCTCGCCTCTGTTCTGGTCTCGCCGCTGTTCTGGATTGGTGTTGCTGGTTTTCTAATTTGGAAACATTGCCTATCTGACAAACGAAGAAGGTAA